Part of the Stackebrandtia endophytica genome is shown below.
GGTATCGAGTTCTGCAAGTTGGCCATTGTGGATACCAAGGATCGTGCCACCGCATTGGTCGGCGAACTCGAACGACGAGTACCCGAGTTGGACACTCCGATCTCGATACACGTGAACGGATGCCCTAACGCCTGTGCTCGAACGCAAACCGCCGATATCGGTCTGAAGGGACAGTTGATGACCGTCGACGGACGGCAGGTACCCGGCTTTCAGGTGCACCTGGGCGGGGGAGCCGGGGTACACGCCGGTTTCGGGCGAAAACTGCGCGGTCTGAAGGTGACGTCGGCCGAACTCGACGACTATGTGGAGCGACTGACACGTCGCTACCTCGCCGGACGCAAGGCGACGGAACCGTTCGCCGAATGGGTGGTGCGCGTGGAGGAGGCCGAACTGCGATGAGTTCCCGTGCCGTCCCCTACTTCTGCCCCTACTGCGGAGACGAAGACCTGCGCCCCCACCCCGACGGCGGATGGCACTGCCGGGCCTGCACCCGGGTGTTCACCGTCAAGATGCAAGGACTGGTGATCGAAAATGACCCGTGACCCCTACGAACTGCGTGATCTCGCCCATGAGGCGGGTCGGAGGCTGGAGACCGCCACCGCCTCGCAGATCATCGAGTGGGCGGTCGTTGAGTTCGGTGAATCCTTCTGTGTGACCTCATCGTTCGCCGACGCGGTGCTGGTGCACCTGGTCTCGAGCGTGGCGCCCGGCGTCGAGGTGGTCTTCCTGGACACCGGACTGCACTTCAACGAGACCCTCGGTGTCCGAGAACACGTCCGGCGTCGTCTGCCGGTCACGGTGCGGTCCATCACCCCGCCGCTGAGCGTCGGTCGGCAGGACGGCGAGTACGGGCCACGGCTGTGGGAGCGCGATCCCGACAGCTGCTGTGCCATGCGCAAGGTCGCACCGTTGGCCGACGCGCTGGGCGGCTATGACGCCTGGGCCACCGGTCTGCGCCGCGACGAGTCACCGACCCGGGCCGACACCCGCGTCGTCGATTTCGACGCCACCCGTAAGAAGGTCAAGGTCTCGCCCATCGCGAGATGGACGCAGGCCGATGTCGATACGTATGTGGCACGCCACGACATTCCGGTCAATCCGTTGCTGTCGCAAGGCTACGGCTCGGTCGGATGCTGGCCGTGCACCCACCGGGTCGCGCCGGGGGAGGACCCGCGCGCGGGCAGGTGGGCGATGTTCGAGAAGACCGAATGCGGCATCCACACATGAGACCGCCCGCGGTGCTCGTCGCCCACGGCAGTCCCGATCCCCGGTCGGCGCCGGTGGTGCGTGCCATCGCCGCCGCCGCCGGGGTGCGGGAGGCCTTTCTCGACTTCGATACGCCGACCGCCGACGACGTCCTCGCGGACTTCGTCGGGGACGGTCACCGGCATGCCGTCATGGTGCCGTTGCTGTTGACCGACGCCTACCATCGCCGTGTCGATCTGCCGCGTATCGCCGACCGGACGGGTGAACTCCTCGGGATGTCGGTCACGATCACCGCGACCGTCGGCGGCGCGCGACTGATTCCGGCGTTGTCGGCCAGGCTGCCGCCCGGAACCGATGCGGTCGTGTTGGCGGGGGCCGGAAGCCGTTCGAGCTCGGCGCTTGCGGAGGTGGCCGCGGTCGCGGCCGAACTGGGTGATCGGGTGGGGCTGCCCGCCAGGGCGGCGTTCGCGGCGGCCGAGCCGTCGGTCACCGAGGCCGTCGGCCGGTTGCGTGACGAGGGTGCCCGCCGGGTGGCGGTGGTCTCGTACTTCGTCGCGGCGGGTCGGCTTCACGATCGGGTCGCGCGCCAGGCCGTCGAGGCAGGGGCGTCGGTCACACCGGTCCTGGGTCCCTGCCGGGAACTGGTGGACACGATCGTCGATCGCTACCGGGCCGTCTCGACGCCTTCGCCGGTTTCGGTGTCGTCGTCGGTGTCGGGATCCAGGCCGACGCCGAGCCACTCGCGGCTCGAACGGGTCAGCAGCAGCACCGCGGTGATGACACCCAAACCCCACGCGGCGGCCCCCCAGTCGCCCCTGTCGGCCTGAAACAGGAAATAGCCGATGGGCAACCAGGCCAACTGACTGAACACCGCGATACCGCGCATGCCGGGGCGGCGTCGGCTCAACGAGTGGGCCGCTCCGCCCAGCAGTGCGGCGACGGCAACACACACCACGGCCTCGGCGAAGCCGGCGCCCGGTGAGGTCTGCGTCTCGGTGAAGCTCAACCACACCAGCCACAGCGCCATGCCGACCAGCCCGACCGCTTGCAACAACAGCGATCCCAGGGCGATCCGCAGGGGTGTGGACATGCTCTCGCCGGTGATGGTGGACACGGCGTGGGGTGAATCATTCACCATCTCAACTTACCGGGAAGTACAGTCGCAGGGCGTGAGAGCGCTGCTGATTGTGAACCCGAAGGCCACAACGACGAGTGAACGGGCCCGCGACATCCTGGTCCGCGCACTACGCAGTGCCGTGGATCTGGTGGTGGAGAACACCTCTCGGCGTGGCCACGCCGCCGAGTTGGGCGCGTCGGCAGCCGCCGACGGTATGGACCTGGTCGTCACCCTGGGGGGTGACGGAACCGTCAACGAAGTCGTCAACGGATTGCTGGCCGATGGCCGCACCGCCGATGTCGCACCGGCTCTGGCCGTCGTCCCCGGCGGTTCCACCAACGTGTTCGCGCGTGCCCTGGGATTGCCGATGGACTGGGCTGACGGCACCGGGGTGATCCTGGAGGCACTGCGAGACAAACGTTTCCGGCGAGTCAGCCTGGGGAGGGCCAACGGCCGATATTTCACTTTTTGTGCCGGGGTGGGTCTGGACGCGGCGGTGATCCGTCGGGTCGAGGAGGCCCGTAAACGTGGCGTATCAGCCACTCCGGCGCTGTATCTGAGGTCCACCGCGGCGGAGTTCTACTCCGCCGATGGCCGCCGTCACCCCGATCTGACCCTGCAGATTCCGGGGCGACGCGCCCGAACCGGTTTGGCGATGGCGATTGTGCAGAACACCTCACCCTGGACTTACCTCGGTGGACGTGCCGTCAGTCCCAATCCGAAGGCAACCTTTGATACCGGCCTGGATGTATTGCTGCTCAAGCATTTGACGGTTGCGGGAACGATACGCACCGCATCGCAATTGCTCGCCGGACGGGCCGCTCCACACGGTAAGCAGATTGTCGCGCACCATGATCTTGAGAAATTTTGGTTGAGATCGGCCAGACCGCAAGCATTTCAGCTCGATGGCGACTATCTTGGTGAATGCGATGAAGTAGAGCTGGATTCTGTCCCCAACGCCCTGCGCGTGGCGTGCTGATCCAAGATTCCAACAACACGACATCACAAAAAACTTGCCAAAACACCGCAACACTGGCACCATGCGTATTACATTCGCTACGGGTCTTTCGTGTGTTGAGCTAGAGCTACTGGACTAATCCTGGAATAATCCTCGTGAGCTTCCTCACGGGACCAAGATTTTTTTGGCTAGCCCCTTGACATTGAGCCAGTTCGTGAAAGTATTCACAAGGTTGCTGGTGATGAGGCCCGCCAACTGTTGTATCGATCCGATCAAGGAGTGTCGCACTAATGGACTGGCGCCACCACGCCATCTGCCGGGACGAGGACCCGGAGCTGTTCTTCCCCATTGGAGACAGCGGTCCCGCCTTGGTGCAGATCGAGCAGGCCAAGGGAGTCTGCCGGCGCTGCCCCGTAACTGAAGAATGCCTGAAGTGGGCATTGGAGTCCGGCCAAGATGCCGGTGTCTGGGGCGGAATGAGCGAAGAGGAACGGCGCTCTCTCAAACGCCGTGGCGGTCTGCGTCGCATGACCGTTCACTCGGCTTAAGAATGCGTGTACGAGGGAGAAGGGTGACACCCCAGTCACACTTCTCCCTCGTTTTGTGTGCTGATCGCGTGGAGTGGTGAACATCCCACGAACCGTATAGGCGACAATCACGGAATTGACTCGCACACGTTGTGCGACATCTATTTCTTTCTGGGATCTTGGCGCATTTGTGACGCGCATGCCATTAACGATCGATCAGTTTCCTTACCCTCGCGCCGCCATTGATCGCAATGACCGGGCGGCTGCGGTGGCCCTATCAGGCCTGCCGGGGAAGCGGTTGAGTAAGCCGTACCGTCGTGATGCCGTCTTTGGTATCGGTGGACACCGCACCCGCCAAAGCGTCCAG
Proteins encoded:
- a CDS encoding diacylglycerol/lipid kinase family protein, with amino-acid sequence MRALLIVNPKATTTSERARDILVRALRSAVDLVVENTSRRGHAAELGASAAADGMDLVVTLGGDGTVNEVVNGLLADGRTADVAPALAVVPGGSTNVFARALGLPMDWADGTGVILEALRDKRFRRVSLGRANGRYFTFCAGVGLDAAVIRRVEEARKRGVSATPALYLRSTAAEFYSADGRRHPDLTLQIPGRRARTGLAMAIVQNTSPWTYLGGRAVSPNPKATFDTGLDVLLLKHLTVAGTIRTASQLLAGRAAPHGKQIVAHHDLEKFWLRSARPQAFQLDGDYLGECDEVELDSVPNALRVAC
- a CDS encoding phosphoadenylyl-sulfate reductase, which translates into the protein MTRDPYELRDLAHEAGRRLETATASQIIEWAVVEFGESFCVTSSFADAVLVHLVSSVAPGVEVVFLDTGLHFNETLGVREHVRRRLPVTVRSITPPLSVGRQDGEYGPRLWERDPDSCCAMRKVAPLADALGGYDAWATGLRRDESPTRADTRVVDFDATRKKVKVSPIARWTQADVDTYVARHDIPVNPLLSQGYGSVGCWPCTHRVAPGEDPRAGRWAMFEKTECGIHT
- a CDS encoding sirohydrochlorin chelatase is translated as MRPPAVLVAHGSPDPRSAPVVRAIAAAAGVREAFLDFDTPTADDVLADFVGDGHRHAVMVPLLLTDAYHRRVDLPRIADRTGELLGMSVTITATVGGARLIPALSARLPPGTDAVVLAGAGSRSSSALAEVAAVAAELGDRVGLPARAAFAAAEPSVTEAVGRLRDEGARRVAVVSYFVAAGRLHDRVARQAVEAGASVTPVLGPCRELVDTIVDRYRAVSTPSPVSVSSSVSGSRPTPSHSRLERVSSSTAVMTPKPHAAAPQSPLSA
- a CDS encoding WhiB family transcriptional regulator gives rise to the protein MDWRHHAICRDEDPELFFPIGDSGPALVQIEQAKGVCRRCPVTEECLKWALESGQDAGVWGGMSEEERRSLKRRGGLRRMTVHSA